In the Deinococcus aerius genome, one interval contains:
- a CDS encoding BTAD domain-containing putative transcriptional regulator: MNPWRLTLLIVTLLHLVEAQAVLGSPETARETLREAADAHVMLGGQQRLALELYGLPHTRHLLNALGDHEYERVLCAPASQAPQVAEVTLVTLGSPAILVNGQRVRLQMRKSAEVLAYLLRYGESSLTSLQTEVFAEVLPTRAKNYIHQVRLELKRLVPGLSVPYDATTQMYRVRCEGVHLTWDLGQVRDALLGSSPDVMLTTKFNIKDFLQGSESEWVETERDRVSRWIVRVGLETMDAWYSEGSYAKCVQLAQRLIEVDPLDEGLHDFLIRATAQMSGISAARTACWESHAFFAKEVGHVPPLLEQLAQQLQAQRLN; the protein is encoded by the coding sequence ATGAACCCTTGGCGCCTGACGCTTCTGATCGTCACGCTGCTGCATCTGGTGGAGGCCCAGGCCGTCCTCGGCTCTCCCGAGACCGCCCGTGAGACGCTCCGCGAGGCGGCGGACGCCCACGTCATGTTAGGGGGCCAACAGCGCTTGGCTCTCGAACTCTATGGTTTGCCACACACGCGCCATCTCCTCAACGCGCTGGGTGACCACGAGTACGAGCGGGTCCTGTGCGCCCCTGCCAGCCAGGCGCCCCAGGTCGCCGAGGTCACGCTGGTGACCCTGGGCAGCCCGGCGATCCTCGTTAATGGGCAGCGCGTGCGGCTTCAGATGCGCAAGTCCGCCGAGGTGCTCGCCTATCTGCTCAGGTACGGCGAGAGTTCACTGACCTCGTTGCAGACCGAAGTGTTCGCGGAGGTCCTCCCCACGCGAGCGAAGAACTACATCCATCAGGTGCGGCTGGAACTCAAGCGCCTGGTGCCCGGACTCTCCGTGCCTTACGACGCCACCACCCAGATGTATCGGGTTCGGTGTGAGGGGGTACACCTGACGTGGGACCTGGGGCAGGTGCGGGACGCCTTGCTCGGTTCGTCACCGGATGTCATGCTGACGACTAAGTTCAATATCAAGGATTTTCTACAAGGTTCGGAGAGCGAATGGGTGGAGACGGAGCGTGACCGAGTGAGCCGCTGGATTGTCCGCGTGGGATTGGAGACGATGGACGCCTGGTACAGCGAGGGGAGCTACGCCAAGTGCGTTCAGCTCGCACAACGGCTCATCGAGGTCGATCCCCTCGACGAAGGCCTGCACGATTTCCTGATTCGCGCCACAGCACAGATGAGCGGGATCAGCGCAGCACGCACGGCCTGCTGGGAGAGCCACGCCTTCTTCGCCAAAGAGGTAGGACACGTTCCGCCCCTGCTGGAGCAGTTAGCCCAGCAGCTCCAGGCTCAGCGATTAAACTGA
- a CDS encoding beta-galactosidase, with amino-acid sequence MTPLPPLRLSHLELGVCDYPEHVPQGCWSEYAQAQKALGLRFVRIAEFAWSRLEPQPGQYEWRWLDEAVETYAAAGLQVVLCTPTAAPPAWLVIQHPEVLPVGRDGRVKTFGSRRHYDPSSSMFREHSRRITRAMAERYGQHAAVVGWQTDNEFGWGDTAQSYSPAALAAFRQWLAERYRTPEALNEAWGNVFWSMEYSAWHQIPLPNGAVAEVNPAHALDFLRFSSDQIAEFQEEQVAILRECSPGRFVTHNYMGFFSGFDHYRTSQCLDFASWDSYPTGTLEAVREWGLAEPGLMLDFARTGHPDVTAFNHDLYRGMVKGPSGAAAAPGFWVMEQQCGPVNWAPSNPLPAKGAVALWTAQAWAHGADVVSYFRWRAATMAQEVLHSGLLRHNGHPDRGYAEVAALDPTPFPIGKVPARVALLHDYESLWLYNMQPHAEGMNYWAQTFAYYRALRSLGMDVDILHPDADLSGYALIVAPALTLMTPGRARHLEAAAEGSALVFGPRTAFRTPSGRTPEEGQFGELGRLVGASLLRYDSLYPGMGQEVAGAGPAPHLASLWAESYEMEGAQTLYRYRGGPLDGESAVIRHGNVTVIGAHGETLITEVLEDLLSRAGLQPTRLPEGVRLSRRGEVTLLQNWSSHAVIWQGQELAPVSARPLQLSEVMA; translated from the coding sequence ATGACCCCATTGCCACCCCTCCGCCTCTCCCACCTCGAACTCGGGGTCTGCGACTACCCGGAGCATGTGCCGCAAGGCTGCTGGAGTGAGTATGCCCAGGCCCAGAAGGCGTTGGGACTGCGCTTCGTCCGCATCGCCGAGTTCGCCTGGAGCCGACTGGAACCGCAGCCCGGGCAGTACGAGTGGCGCTGGCTGGACGAGGCCGTCGAGACCTATGCGGCGGCTGGCCTTCAGGTGGTGCTGTGTACCCCCACCGCCGCGCCTCCCGCTTGGCTGGTGATCCAGCATCCCGAGGTGCTGCCCGTCGGGCGGGACGGCAGGGTCAAGACCTTCGGCTCTCGGCGGCACTACGACCCCTCCAGCTCCATGTTCCGTGAGCATTCCCGGCGCATCACGCGGGCGATGGCCGAGCGGTACGGCCAGCACGCGGCCGTGGTCGGCTGGCAGACCGACAACGAGTTCGGCTGGGGTGACACCGCCCAGAGCTACAGCCCGGCGGCCCTGGCGGCATTCCGGCAGTGGCTCGCAGAGCGCTACCGTACCCCGGAGGCGCTGAACGAGGCATGGGGCAACGTGTTCTGGAGCATGGAGTACAGCGCCTGGCACCAGATTCCCCTCCCCAACGGGGCGGTCGCCGAGGTCAACCCGGCGCACGCGCTCGACTTCCTGCGCTTTTCGAGCGACCAGATCGCCGAGTTTCAGGAGGAGCAGGTCGCCATCCTGCGCGAGTGCTCGCCGGGCCGCTTCGTGACCCACAACTACATGGGCTTTTTCAGCGGCTTCGACCACTACCGGACGAGCCAGTGCCTGGACTTCGCCAGTTGGGACAGCTACCCGACGGGGACCCTGGAAGCCGTGAGGGAGTGGGGGCTGGCCGAGCCAGGGTTGATGTTGGATTTTGCCCGGACGGGTCACCCGGACGTGACGGCCTTCAACCACGACCTGTACCGCGGGATGGTGAAGGGACCCTCGGGAGCGGCCGCTGCTCCCGGCTTCTGGGTGATGGAGCAGCAGTGCGGGCCGGTCAACTGGGCGCCGTCCAATCCACTGCCCGCGAAGGGGGCCGTCGCCCTCTGGACGGCGCAGGCATGGGCCCACGGGGCCGATGTGGTGAGCTACTTCCGCTGGCGCGCGGCCACCATGGCCCAGGAAGTGCTGCATTCCGGTCTGTTGCGCCATAACGGGCACCCGGACCGGGGCTATGCGGAGGTCGCGGCCCTTGACCCCACACCGTTCCCCATCGGCAAAGTGCCTGCCCGGGTGGCCCTGCTCCACGACTACGAGAGCCTGTGGCTGTACAACATGCAGCCCCACGCCGAGGGGATGAACTACTGGGCCCAGACCTTCGCCTACTACCGCGCCCTGCGATCCCTGGGCATGGACGTGGACATCCTGCACCCGGACGCCGACCTGAGCGGGTACGCCTTGATCGTCGCCCCGGCCCTGACGCTGATGACGCCCGGGCGCGCCCGGCATCTGGAGGCGGCTGCCGAAGGCAGTGCCCTAGTCTTCGGGCCTCGCACCGCCTTCCGCACCCCGTCCGGGCGCACCCCCGAGGAAGGTCAGTTCGGCGAGTTGGGCCGTCTGGTCGGGGCCTCGCTGCTGCGCTACGACAGCCTGTACCCCGGGATGGGCCAGGAGGTCGCGGGGGCAGGGCCAGCGCCGCACCTCGCCTCCTTGTGGGCGGAGAGCTACGAGATGGAGGGCGCGCAAACCCTCTACCGCTACCGGGGCGGCCCCCTGGACGGCGAGAGCGCCGTGATCCGCCACGGAAACGTCACCGTGATCGGTGCCCACGGCGAGACGCTGATCACCGAGGTTCTAGAGGATCTGCTGAGCCGGGCGGGATTGCAACCCACACGGCTGCCCGAGGGCGTCCGCCTCTCACGGCGCGGCGAGGTTACACTGCTTCAGAACTGGAGCAGTCACGCCGTCATCTGGCAGGGTCAGGAGCTGGCTCCGGTCAGCGCCCGCCCGCTTCAACTTTCGGAGGTGATGGCATGA
- a CDS encoding IS3 family transposase: MVTPSEKRAVAKELVTARVKPARACFLVGLPKSTWHYQPKRRQDSELRQHLRELALRYPRRGYRFIHALLVQEGHHLNRKKVRRLWCEEALTVKAKPSRKIRTGASIPMQAEYPGHVWTYDFIFDQTLGGTTLKILSLTDEFTRQSLALRVAQSFTSADVKDVLHEVIRQRGAPEFIRSDNGPEFIARDLGVWLAVQAIGTRFIQPGKPWQNGFAESFHSRLREECLNQEVFYSARHAQVVLDGYRAFYNARRPHSSLGYRTPDQFAQQARGRAADLLCGKGAAEQSVIPPPG, translated from the coding sequence GTGGTGACGCCCAGCGAGAAACGTGCCGTGGCGAAGGAACTCGTCACGGCCCGCGTCAAGCCCGCAAGGGCTTGCTTTCTGGTGGGCCTGCCCAAATCCACCTGGCATTACCAGCCGAAGCGGCGCCAGGACAGCGAACTCCGGCAACATCTTCGTGAACTGGCCCTGCGGTATCCACGGCGAGGCTACCGCTTCATTCATGCCCTGCTGGTCCAGGAGGGGCATCACCTCAACCGGAAGAAGGTCCGGCGCCTCTGGTGCGAAGAAGCCCTCACCGTCAAAGCCAAGCCCAGCAGGAAAATCCGCACTGGCGCGTCCATCCCAATGCAGGCCGAGTACCCCGGCCACGTCTGGACGTACGACTTCATCTTCGACCAGACCCTGGGGGGGACGACCCTGAAAATCCTATCGCTGACCGATGAATTCACCCGGCAATCCCTGGCCCTGCGGGTCGCGCAGTCCTTCACGTCCGCGGACGTGAAGGACGTCTTACACGAGGTCATCCGGCAGCGTGGTGCACCCGAATTCATCCGCAGTGACAACGGCCCCGAGTTCATTGCCCGTGACCTGGGGGTCTGGCTGGCCGTTCAGGCCATCGGCACCCGGTTCATTCAACCCGGCAAACCCTGGCAGAACGGGTTTGCCGAGAGCTTTCACTCTCGGCTCCGGGAGGAGTGTCTGAATCAGGAAGTGTTCTACTCGGCTCGGCACGCCCAGGTGGTCTTGGATGGCTACCGGGCGTTCTACAACGCCAGGCGGCCCCATTCGTCGCTGGGCTACCGCACACCTGATCAGTTCGCCCAGCAGGCCAGGGGCCGGGCCGCCGACCTCCTCTGCGGAAAAGGCGCCGCAGAGCAGTCCGTCATCCCGCCCCCTGGATGA
- a CDS encoding LacI family DNA-binding transcriptional regulator — protein MNIGGKAATLADVAALAGVSQQTVSRVVNNQGPVAARTRVRVMEAVGQLNYVPNRLAQGLARQRSQSIGFATNDISLHAPSQLTSAIEGAARSAGLSLIVSIVPGYGLGNVTQAVRALKERQVDGVLINASLSSADAEEVARRFSDVPCVFMDVPPGAAVNAALLDQYHGAVLAARHLVELGHTRIACIHAPEGAVAEHSRMQGWQDVLREHGLVLVAQEEGDWSPASGYRAAVALLASGLSFTGLLVGNDQMAVGVLRALWERGLNVPGDISVIGYDDTAESALLIPPLTTVRQDFPVLGRRAFGHLGALLDDHDPQTTTLTRPELVVRASTAPPRSGEHVRLQEALQLLQRHVREGPGHPPLAQQERPGER, from the coding sequence GTGAATATCGGGGGCAAAGCGGCCACGCTAGCCGATGTGGCGGCGTTAGCGGGGGTTTCACAGCAGACCGTCTCACGGGTCGTCAACAACCAGGGTCCGGTGGCCGCCCGAACCCGGGTCCGGGTCATGGAAGCAGTTGGACAGCTCAACTACGTCCCCAACCGTCTGGCCCAGGGCCTCGCCCGGCAGCGCAGTCAATCCATCGGCTTTGCCACCAACGACATCTCCCTGCACGCCCCCTCGCAACTGACTTCGGCCATCGAGGGCGCGGCGCGCTCGGCGGGCCTCAGCCTGATCGTCTCCATCGTGCCGGGCTATGGCCTGGGAAACGTCACCCAGGCGGTGCGCGCCCTCAAGGAGCGCCAGGTGGACGGCGTGCTCATCAACGCGTCCCTGAGCAGTGCGGACGCTGAGGAGGTCGCCCGGCGGTTCTCGGACGTGCCCTGCGTCTTCATGGACGTGCCGCCCGGTGCGGCGGTGAACGCGGCGCTGCTCGACCAGTACCACGGTGCGGTGCTGGCCGCCCGGCATCTGGTGGAGCTGGGACACACCCGGATCGCCTGCATTCATGCCCCGGAGGGCGCGGTGGCCGAACACTCCCGGATGCAGGGCTGGCAGGACGTGCTGCGCGAACACGGCCTCGTTCTGGTGGCCCAGGAGGAAGGCGACTGGAGCCCGGCGAGCGGCTACCGGGCGGCGGTGGCCCTGCTGGCCTCGGGACTGAGCTTCACGGGGCTGCTGGTCGGAAACGATCAGATGGCGGTGGGCGTGCTGCGGGCGCTGTGGGAGCGGGGCCTGAATGTGCCGGGCGACATCTCAGTGATCGGGTACGACGACACGGCGGAGAGTGCGCTGCTGATTCCGCCCCTCACCACGGTCCGGCAGGACTTCCCGGTCCTCGGGCGGCGGGCCTTCGGGCACCTGGGGGCGTTGCTGGACGACCACGATCCGCAGACCACAACTTTGACCCGACCTGAACTGGTCGTCAGAGCCAGCACGGCCCCACCCCGTTCAGGCGAGCACGTGCGGCTGCAAGAAGCCCTCCAGCTCTTGCAACGCCATGTGAGGGAGGGGCCAGGACACCCCCCCCTGGCCCAGCAGGAGAGGCCGGGCGAACGTTGA
- a CDS encoding transposase: MKTRQFSEDQIIKLLQDAKKGEKPVEELCRDLGCSTASYYTWKKQYGDTTADEARRLRQLEKENARLLRIVGQQRLELDAMKEVIQKKW; encoded by the coding sequence GTGAAAACCCGTCAGTTCTCCGAAGACCAGATCATCAAGCTGCTCCAAGACGCCAAGAAGGGCGAAAAGCCCGTTGAGGAGCTGTGCCGCGACCTGGGATGCAGCACTGCGTCCTACTACACCTGGAAGAAGCAGTACGGCGACACCACCGCTGACGAAGCCCGGAGGCTTCGTCAGCTCGAAAAGGAGAACGCTCGTCTCCTGCGGATCGTCGGCCAGCAGCGCCTGGAACTCGATGCCATGAAGGAGGTGATTCAGAAAAAGTGGTGA
- a CDS encoding DUF4158 domain-containing protein yields the protein MTPAQREQFTRFPLLDERTLSRYYLLDNADLLLVRERRRNFNRLGFAVQLTVLRHLGRALRSGEAPPENVLVALAEQLQVDPACYAQYATRDPTRFEHFAALCQRFGYVELSRRLNHELRDWLMPLAVVTDQPFPLMSALMDELRRRKVLVPRFTVLERLVQAARVRADQHTYGLLNLPLKGDLAEKVDALLSPQGNEPISRFAWLGRPVGAPKAKHVLALLDKLAFVRTFPVQSNLRAFLPQSRLDHLAEEARRLSASHLGDFEPQRRRATLMACLFDLSKTLTDAVLDMHDRVMVSLLRDGEREAAEAFGKQGPPLVEQFGTFRSVCAAVIAAREQGADPYQAIEAVVNWRQLVETVREREVVRTEQLDPLHHALGRYAKVRSYAPRLLAAFSFQAEGTAAPLVEALNLLREMYAANKRALPERVPIGFVRQKWAGQVFKGSH from the coding sequence TTGACTCCTGCCCAGCGTGAGCAGTTCACGCGCTTTCCCCTCCTCGACGAGCGCACGCTCTCCCGGTATTACCTGCTTGACAACGCTGATCTACTGCTGGTTCGGGAACGTCGGCGGAACTTCAACAGGCTCGGCTTCGCCGTGCAGCTCACGGTGCTACGCCATCTCGGCCGTGCCCTGCGCTCCGGCGAAGCACCTCCCGAGAACGTGCTGGTCGCCCTCGCCGAACAACTCCAGGTGGACCCGGCGTGCTACGCCCAGTACGCCACCCGGGACCCGACCCGGTTTGAGCACTTCGCCGCCCTGTGTCAGCGGTTCGGATACGTGGAACTGTCCCGGCGCTTGAATCACGAATTGCGAGACTGGCTGATGCCGCTGGCCGTCGTTACCGACCAGCCCTTTCCCCTGATGAGCGCCCTGATGGACGAGTTGCGACGGCGCAAGGTGCTGGTGCCGCGCTTCACGGTTCTCGAACGCCTCGTCCAGGCGGCCCGTGTCCGGGCTGACCAGCACACCTACGGCCTGCTCAACCTGCCCCTGAAGGGCGACCTGGCCGAGAAGGTAGACGCCCTGCTCTCCCCGCAAGGCAACGAGCCCATCTCTCGCTTCGCCTGGCTGGGTCGGCCCGTCGGCGCCCCTAAAGCCAAGCATGTCCTCGCCCTCCTCGACAAGCTGGCCTTCGTGCGGACCTTCCCCGTCCAGAGCAACCTGCGCGCCTTCCTACCGCAGAGCCGTCTGGACCACCTGGCCGAGGAGGCGAGGCGCCTGAGCGCCTCGCACCTGGGAGATTTCGAGCCGCAGCGGCGCCGGGCGACCCTGATGGCCTGCCTCTTCGACCTGTCGAAAACGCTGACCGATGCCGTGCTCGATATGCACGACCGCGTGATGGTGTCTCTGCTCCGAGACGGCGAGCGGGAAGCGGCAGAGGCGTTCGGGAAGCAAGGGCCGCCGCTGGTTGAGCAGTTCGGCACCTTTCGGTCGGTCTGTGCGGCCGTCATCGCCGCCCGTGAACAAGGCGCCGATCCCTACCAGGCCATCGAGGCCGTCGTGAACTGGCGGCAGCTCGTCGAGACGGTGCGGGAGCGGGAGGTGGTGCGCACCGAACAACTGGACCCTCTGCACCATGCCCTGGGGAGGTACGCCAAGGTGCGGTCCTACGCCCCCAGACTGCTGGCGGCCTTCTCCTTCCAGGCCGAGGGGACAGCCGCGCCTCTGGTTGAGGCCCTGAACCTCCTGCGCGAGATGTACGCCGCGAACAAGCGGGCGTTGCCCGAGCGCGTCCCTATCGGCTTCGTGCGGCAGAAGTGGGCTGGGCAGGTGTTCAAGGGGTCGCACTAG